The sequence below is a genomic window from Oscillospiraceae bacterium.
GGGCGTGGGCCTCTTCCGCACCGAGTTTCTCTTCATGGACCGCGCCTCCCTGCCGGACGAGGAGGAGCAGTTCCAGGCCTACCGGGCCGCCGCCGAGGCCCTGGAGGGCCGGGAGCTCATCATCCGCACCCTGGACGTGGGGGGCGACAAGGACATCCCCTACCTGGGGCTGGAGCGGGAGGAAAACCCCTTCCTGGGCTACCGGGCCATCCGCTACTGCCTGGGCCGCCAGGACGTGTTCGCCGCCCAGCTCCGGGCGCTGCTGCGCGCCTCCGCCTACGGGGATATTAAAATCATGCTCCCCCTGGTCACCTGCGCCGACGAGCTGCGCCAGGCCAAGGCCCTGCTCACCCGGCTGAAGGGGGATCTGGACGCTGAGGGCCTGCCCTACAACCGCGAGATCCGGGTGGGCGTGATGATCGAGACCCCCGCCGCCTCCCTCATCGCGGACCTCCTGGCCCGGGAGGCGGACTTCTTCTCCATCGGCACCAACGACCTCACCCAGTACACCATGGCCGCCGACCGGGGCAACGCCAAGGTGTCCTACCTGGGCTCCCCCTACAACCCCGCGGTGCTGCGCTCCATCCGCCATATCATCCGCTGCGGCCACGAGGCGGGCATCCCCGTGGGCATGTGCGGCGAGGCCGCCGCCGACCCCCTGATGCTGCCCCTGCTGCTCAGCTTCGGCCTGGACGAGTTCTCCGTGGGCGCGTCCGCCATCCTGCCCACCCGCAAGCTGCTGTCCAAGTGGAGCGCGGAGGAGGCCGGCCGCCTCACCGCCGAGGTCATGGAGCTGTCCAGCGCCGACGGCATCCGGGCCTACCTCAAGGCCAACGTGCACCAATAGCCCAACTGCAAGCCCTGGTGGCGCGGCCCACGCCGCCCCACCAGGGCTTGCTATTTGTAAAGCTATCGGTTACAATGTCCCAAAGGAGGAATCTTCCATGCTATTTGTCTGTTACCCCAAATGCAGTACCTGCCAGAAGGCCCGCCGCTGGCTGGACGACCACGGGATCTCCTACGAGCTGCGGGACATCAAGGAACAGCGGCCCAACCAGGCCGAGCTGAGCGCCTGGCACCTGGCCAGCGGCCTGCCCCTGCGCCGCTTCTTCAACACCAGCGGCCTGCTGTACAAGGAGCTGGCGCTCAAGGACAAGCTGCCCGGCATGAGCGAGGCCGAGCAGCTCTCCCTGCTCGCCACCGACGGGATGCTGGTCAAGCGCCCCATCTTGGTGGGGAACGGCGTGGTGCTGGTGGGCTTCAAGGAGGCCGAGTGGGCCGAAAAGCTGCTGTAAAGCAGGGAAAGCAGGTGCGTTTTATGGCGAACTCCACCCCGCCCGGCCTGCGCAATCAGGTTATTTACTCCGTCTACGTCCGCGCCCACAGCCCGGAGGGCAATTTTGCCGGGGTGGCGCGGGATCTGGACCGCATCCGCGCCCTGGGCACGGACATCGTGTGGCTCATGCCCATCCACCCCATCGGCAAGGCGCGCCGCAAGGGCGCCCTGGGCTGCCCCTACGCCGTGAGGGACTTTCGGGCGGTGAACCCGGAGTACGGCACCCTGGACGATTTGCGCGCCCTGCTGGAGGCCATCCACGCGCGGGGCATGAGGTGCATCATCGACGTGGTGTACAACCACACCTCCCCCGACTCCATTCTGGCCCGGACCCACCCGGAGTGGTTCCACCACGGCCCGGACGGCGCGCCCGCGCCCCGGATCGCCGATTGGAGCGACGTGGTGGACCTGGACTACGCCCACGCCCCCCTCTGGGACTACCAGATCGACACGCTGAAGGCCTGGGCCGCCCTGGTGGACGGCTTCCGCTGCGACGTGGCCTCCCTGGTGCCGGCGGCGTTCTGGCGCCGGGCCAGGGCCGAGGTGGAGCCGATCCGCCCCGGCTGCATCTGGCTGGGGGAGTCGGTGGAGGCCGCCTTCGTCAAGGAGAACCGGGACCGGGGCGTCCCCGTCTGGTCGGACGGGGAGCTCTACACCGCCTTCGACCTGCTCTACGACTACGACATCTGGGCGCAGTTTGACGCCGCAGCAGCCGGCCGCGCCCCCCTGAGCCGCTGGGTGGACGCGGTGAACCGCCAGGAGTGGACCTACCCCGCCGGGTACTGCAAGCTGCGCTGCCTGGAAAACCACGACAACCCCCGCGCCGCCCACCGCTTCCCGAACCGGGCCGCGCTGGCGTGCTGGACCGCCCTGCAATTTTTCCTGAAGGGCACGCCCCTTATCTACGCGGGCCAGGAGGCCTGCGATCCCCGCACCCCCAGCCTCTTTGAGCGGGAGGCCGTGGACTGGTCCGGGCCGGACCTTTCGCCCCTGATCCGCCGCCTGGCGCAGCTCAAGCGGGACCCCCTCTTCGCGGACGGGGCCTTCTCCCTCACCGCGCTGGACAGCCAGGGCGCGGTGGTGGGGCGGTACGCGGGGGAGGGCCGCGCCCTCACCGGGGTCTTTCCCCTGCGGGGCATGTGCGCCCCCCTGCCCGTGCCCCTGGCCGACGGCACCTATGAGGATCTGATTGGCGGCGGCCTCGTGACCGTAACCGGCGGGGCGCTGGACCCCCGCGGCAGGCCCGTGCTGATCTCCGCGCCCTAAAATCTGTGCGCAGGACGCAAGTTGAACGGGCGATTCGTGAATCGCCCCTACATGCCCTGGAGCGGCGGGCCGATGAGGGCATCGGCCCCTACGAGTGCCAAGCGCTATACGGGGCATGGCAGTGCGTGCGGCTTTTTAGGCACATATTAAACCGCAACTATTTTTAGTCTGGGCGGGTCATGTGCCGCAGGGGCGGCAGCCCTATTCGCCTCAAGTGCCAGGCCGAACCGAGCCCTGAGCGCTTTCAAGTTTTGCGGGTTACCTGAACCGCACCGCCGCTGGGCTCCGGGTCCAGGGCCCGCAGGTCCTGGTTGTTTCTTCCCGGGGTTCTTTGCAAGCAAAGAATCCCGCCGCCGGAGGCCGGGCCTCCTCGCAATGACAGGCCGCCTTATCCGCCTTTTCAGACAGGCTGAGCGCCCGCTTCCTGAGGAAGCGGGCGCTCTTTCTCCCCTATTCGATTGCAAAGCGCTCCATGGGGTTTTGGTAAAAAATGCGGTTTATCTGCGCCCCGCTCACGCCGCAGGCGCGCAGCAGGGGCAAAAAGGTCTCCAGGATGTAGCACAGGCCCACCTCACCGCCGTAGCGCCTGAGCCGGGCGCGGGTCACGTCCAGGGACATGAGCAGCCTGTCCTCCAGCCCGCCGTCCAGCAGCAGGCGCACCAGCTCCACCTCCCGCCCGTCGCCGTGGTACTTGCCCCGGGCCACGGTGTCGTACTCCATGGCGATCCCCCGGCGGCAAAGGGCGGCGTGCCGCTCCGGCCCGGCCACCGTGCGGTCCATGTGGCAGAAGATGACCCGGGTCAGGTCCACCCCCTGTCCCTCCAGGAAATCCGCCAGGGCCCCGGGGTCGGAGCCGAACTCGGTGTGCACCATCAGCGGCGCGCCCGTGGCGGTTTGGGCCCGGGCGGCGGCGCGGAAGAGCTTTTTATAGCGGGGGGTGAGGCCCTCCGCGTCCAGCGCCGTCTTGATCTGTCCGGCCCGGATTGCGGTGCGCCGGGCCGGGGGCGCGCCGTCGCAGGGGGCGAACATGCCCTCGGCCAGCTCGCCGCGGTAGAGCTCGGCCAGCGCGTCCTCGTCCCAGCGGAAGATCCAGTGGTCCTCCGGGTAGAACATGAGCTTGTGGAAGCCGGTGGAGGCCACCACATGCACCCCGCTCTCCCGGGAGATCCGCGCCAGGAACTCCGCATCCCGGCCGCAGCCCACGGGCTGGGCGTCCACCACCGCCCCGCCCCCGGCGGCGCGGTAGTCCTCCAGCTCCAGCCGGCTGGCCTGCGGGTCGTCGATGCGCAGGGCGGGATTGCAGCGGGCGGACTGCCCGTCCAGGATGCACAGGTGCTCATGGCTCTGGCAGAAGCCCAGCGCCTGCGGGGCCACCGGCCCCAGCACGGTCATGACGTATTTCATACGGCTCCTTTCCCAAACGGCGCAGCAGCCCCCGGAGGCCCGGGGGCTGCTGTTCAGCGGTAAATTTCCACGGCGAACTTGGTCAGATCCCCCCGGTAGCGGGCCACGGAGTACTCCACGGGCTGGGGCGAGGCGGCGGTGTAGGACACCGTGCGCACCAGGCAAAGGGCCTTGTTGGGGGCCACGTTCAGCAGCTCGGCCTCCTGCCTGCGGGCGTTGACGGCCTCGATCTCGCGCTGGGCCCGGTCCACCCGCACGTTGTAGCGCTCCTCCAGCACCGCGTACAGGGAGTGGACGGTGAAGTCCACGTCCATCAGCTTGGGGAAGCGGTCGTAGGACAGGTAGGTGTCCAGGTAGACCATCTGCACCTCGTCGGCCGCGCGCAGGCGGCTGAGGTGGATCAGGGGCGCGCCGTAGTCCAGCCCCAGCTTCTCGTTGTACTCCGGGTTGCCGGGCAGCTTCTCCAGCGAGAGCACGGTGGTGTGGGGGGTCTTCCCCTTCTCCAGCATCTCCTGGTTGAAGCTCTCCAGCTTGCTCAAAAACTGATCCTTCACCTTGGGCGTGGCCACAAAGGTGCCCTTGGCCTTGTAGCGGATCAGATAGCCCTCGTCTACCAGCTCCTTGAAGGCCTGGCGGATGGTGGGGCGGCTGACCCGCAGGGTCTCGCACAGGTCGTTTTCCGCCGGGAGCATATCCCCCGGCTTCAGCGCGCCCAGCTCGATCAGCTCCAGGAGCTGCTTCTTCAGCTGGTAGTACAAGGGAATGGGGACGTTCTTGTCCAGCATGATGTTGCTCAGTCCCTGATCCATTTTACCATTCCCCCTGTATCAGCCCGGTCGGGTCTTGTTATGAAGTGTGCGCCATGTCCTGGTAGAGCGGCTTGAGCCGGTCGTATGCCCGGCGGAAAAAGCCGTAGGCCGTTTCGTACATACCCGCCTTGGACGGGTCGGGGGACAGGAAGTCCACCGGGCGGTTGAGCTGCTCGGCCACCGTGAAGTCCGGGTAGGCCCCGATGCCCACGCCGCCGCAGATGGCCGCCCCCATGGAGGTGGCCTCCTCCAGGTAGCGGGGCACGGACAGGGGCTTTTGCCAGATGTCCGATAAAATTTGCAGCCAGAGCCTGCCCTTGGTGCCCCCGCCAATCATAATGACGTCCTCTATTTTATCATATTGTTCCAGGATGTCCAGAATGGTTTTCAGGTTGTACCCCACGCCCTCCAGCACCGCCCGGGCCATGTCCCCCTTGGTGCTGGAGATGCCCAGGCCGATGAACGCGCCCCGGGCGTTGTGGTCCCACAGCGGGGAGCGCTCGCCCAGCAGGTAGGGCAGGAACAGCACGCCGTTCGCGCCCGGCCCGGCCAGCTCCGCCCCCCGGTTGAGCACGTCGTAGGCGCTCATGCCCATCAGCTTGGCCGCGGCGCGCTCCTCGCCCCCCAGGGTGTCCCGGAACCAAGCGTAGGAGTACCCCGCCGCCTGCATGGTGCCGCAGGGGGTATAGAGGTTCTCGTCCAGGTGGACCCAGTTGAAGGTGCGCATCTGGGGGTCGAAGTAGGGCGCCCGCGCCGCCATGGAGATCCAGGAGGAGGAGCCCACCACGTTGTAGGCCTTGCCGGGGCGCACCACCCCCGCGCCCACGCAGGCGCAGGAGCCGTCGCCGCCGCCGATGACCACCGGCGTGCCCTCCAGCAGCCCGGTCTCCCGGGCGGCCTGGGCGCTGACGCCCCCCGCCGTGTGGGTGGAGGGGAACAGCTCCGGCAGCAGATCGGGGCGGATCTCAAAGGCGTCCAGCAGCTCCTGCGACCACTGCTTCTTCCCGATGTCCAGCAGATTGGTGCCCGAGGCGTCGGAGTAGTCGGTGGTGAACTCCCCCGTGAGCTTGAATACGATGTAGTCCTTGGCGTGGAGCATCTTATAGGCCTTGGCGTACAGCTCCGGCTGGTTGTCCCGCACCCAGAGCAGCTTGGCCGCCGAGTAGGAGGCGCTCAGCCGGTGGCCGGTGATGCGGTAGCCCCGCTCCGGCTCCACCCGCTCCAGCATGTACCGCTCCTGCCCGGCGCTGCGGGTGTCCGCCCAGATGAGCATATTGCGCAGGGGCGCGCCCCTGCCGTCCACCAGCAGGCAGCCCATCATCTGGGCGCTGAAGCTGATGCAGGCCACGTCAGCGGGGGCGATCCCCGTCCGCTCCAGCAGGGCGCAGGTGGAGGAACACACCGCCCCCCACCAGTCGTCGGCGTTCTGCTCCACCCAGCCGTCGTTGGGGTAATACGTCGGGTAGTCCGCCACCATGCTGCCCATCAGGGTGCCGTCCAGGCGGTAGAGGGTGGCCTTGTTGCCGCTGGTGCCCAGATCGTGGGCCAGGATGTACTGCGCCATTGTATTCCCTTTCCTTTCTATGCGGCTTGGTTGGGCGGGGTGGGGAAACGGCGGGCGGTTCGTGAATCGCCCCTGCGCGGACGCCCTGCCTAGCCCTGCTGCTCCCTGACCACCGCAACAGACTGCCGGCAGGCCTCGGTGATGGCCGCCCAGTCGCCGCTGTTGATCGCACCCTTCTCGCAAAGCCAGCCGCCGCCGATGGCGAAAACCGCGGGGGTGACGAACTCGGCCAGGTTGGCCGGGCCCACCCCGCCGGTGGGGACGAACCTGATGCCCTGGAAGGGGCCGGAGAGGGCCTTGATGGCCTTCAGCCCGCCGTACACGCTGGCGGGGAAGAACTTGACCACGGACAGCCCCGCGTTCATGGCGGCGGTGATCTCGGTGGGGGTCACGCAGCCGGGCAGCACGTCCACGCCGTTGGCCACGCACCAGTCCACGATGCCCGGGTCGTAGCCCGGGGAGACGATGAATTTGGCCCCCCGCTGCACGGCCTGCCTGCACTTATCCAGGGAGAGCACGGTGCCCGCGCCCACCAGCATTTCGGGGACGTTTTTGGCCACCGCCTCAATGGCGTCCAGCCCGGCGGGAGTGCGCAGGGTAATCTCCATCACGTCCACCCCGCCGGCCAGCAGGGCCCGGGCGGTGTCCACCGCCCGCGCGGCGTCGTCCATCACGACCACGGGCACCAGATAGGTGGCGTGGATGCGCTCCATAATTGTCATGACATTTTACCTCCACATTACATTACGCTTTCCACTTGGGATTGTCAACCATGACGGGCTTCCCGTCCTCCCCCTCCAGCACCAGCTTGCGGTAGCCCTTGGTCTCGATGGTGCCGTAGTCGTGGCCCGCGTCGGCCCGAAAGACGAAGAAGGTCACCAGGGGGACGCTGCCGGTGTTGATGCTGCGGTGGGCGTACCGCTTGGGCACGTAGAGGGCCTTGCCCGGCTCCAGCTTCTGGAGCACCACGTCGCCCTCCGGGCTCTCGGTGAGCATACAGCCCTCGCCGGAGAGGGTGTAGTAGACCTCGGCGGTGTCCAGGATGGTGTGGAAATGCCCCTTGGTCATGTAGTACTCCCGCCCCACCTTGCCGGGGTAGCAGATGGAGGTGCCGAAGGCCAGATCCCCGGCGTGCTCGGGTGCGCCCAGCTCGTAGAACTCGTAGATCAGCGGGTCGCTCGCCTCCACGGCGGCCCGGGCCGCGTCCGCGT
It includes:
- a CDS encoding ArsC family transcriptional regulator yields the protein MLFVCYPKCSTCQKARRWLDDHGISYELRDIKEQRPNQAELSAWHLASGLPLRRFFNTSGLLYKELALKDKLPGMSEAEQLSLLATDGMLVKRPILVGNGVVLVGFKEAEWAEKLL
- the malS gene encoding alpha-amylase, whose protein sequence is MGRKAAVKQGKQVRFMANSTPPGLRNQVIYSVYVRAHSPEGNFAGVARDLDRIRALGTDIVWLMPIHPIGKARRKGALGCPYAVRDFRAVNPEYGTLDDLRALLEAIHARGMRCIIDVVYNHTSPDSILARTHPEWFHHGPDGAPAPRIADWSDVVDLDYAHAPLWDYQIDTLKAWAALVDGFRCDVASLVPAAFWRRARAEVEPIRPGCIWLGESVEAAFVKENRDRGVPVWSDGELYTAFDLLYDYDIWAQFDAAAAGRAPLSRWVDAVNRQEWTYPAGYCKLRCLENHDNPRAAHRFPNRAALACWTALQFFLKGTPLIYAGQEACDPRTPSLFEREAVDWSGPDLSPLIRRLAQLKRDPLFADGAFSLTALDSQGAVVGRYAGEGRALTGVFPLRGMCAPLPVPLADGTYEDLIGGGLVTVTGGALDPRGRPVLISAP
- a CDS encoding phosphotriesterase, whose product is MKYVMTVLGPVAPQALGFCQSHEHLCILDGQSARCNPALRIDDPQASRLELEDYRAAGGGAVVDAQPVGCGRDAEFLARISRESGVHVVASTGFHKLMFYPEDHWIFRWDEDALAELYRGELAEGMFAPCDGAPPARRTAIRAGQIKTALDAEGLTPRYKKLFRAAARAQTATGAPLMVHTEFGSDPGALADFLEGQGVDLTRVIFCHMDRTVAGPERHAALCRRGIAMEYDTVARGKYHGDGREVELVRLLLDGGLEDRLLMSLDVTRARLRRYGGEVGLCYILETFLPLLRACGVSGAQINRIFYQNPMERFAIE
- the gntR gene encoding transcriptional regulator, yielding MDQGLSNIMLDKNVPIPLYYQLKKQLLELIELGALKPGDMLPAENDLCETLRVSRPTIRQAFKELVDEGYLIRYKAKGTFVATPKVKDQFLSKLESFNQEMLEKGKTPHTTVLSLEKLPGNPEYNEKLGLDYGAPLIHLSRLRAADEVQMVYLDTYLSYDRFPKLMDVDFTVHSLYAVLEERYNVRVDRAQREIEAVNARRQEAELLNVAPNKALCLVRTVSYTAASPQPVEYSVARYRGDLTKFAVEIYR
- a CDS encoding xylulokinase — its product is MAQYILAHDLGTSGNKATLYRLDGTLMGSMVADYPTYYPNDGWVEQNADDWWGAVCSSTCALLERTGIAPADVACISFSAQMMGCLLVDGRGAPLRNMLIWADTRSAGQERYMLERVEPERGYRITGHRLSASYSAAKLLWVRDNQPELYAKAYKMLHAKDYIVFKLTGEFTTDYSDASGTNLLDIGKKQWSQELLDAFEIRPDLLPELFPSTHTAGGVSAQAARETGLLEGTPVVIGGGDGSCACVGAGVVRPGKAYNVVGSSSWISMAARAPYFDPQMRTFNWVHLDENLYTPCGTMQAAGYSYAWFRDTLGGEERAAAKLMGMSAYDVLNRGAELAGPGANGVLFLPYLLGERSPLWDHNARGAFIGLGISSTKGDMARAVLEGVGYNLKTILDILEQYDKIEDVIMIGGGTKGRLWLQILSDIWQKPLSVPRYLEEATSMGAAICGGVGIGAYPDFTVAEQLNRPVDFLSPDPSKAGMYETAYGFFRRAYDRLKPLYQDMAHTS
- the eda gene encoding ketohydroxyglutarate aldolase codes for the protein MTIMERIHATYLVPVVVMDDAARAVDTARALLAGGVDVMEITLRTPAGLDAIEAVAKNVPEMLVGAGTVLSLDKCRQAVQRGAKFIVSPGYDPGIVDWCVANGVDVLPGCVTPTEITAAMNAGLSVVKFFPASVYGGLKAIKALSGPFQGIRFVPTGGVGPANLAEFVTPAVFAIGGGWLCEKGAINSGDWAAITEACRQSVAVVREQQG
- a CDS encoding glucose-6-phosphate isomerase; this encodes MADQMNFDWTRGFTLDFPAPDGVSRGAQATGRRLSQMQDMYADADAARAAVEASDPLIYEFYELGAPEHAGDLAFGTSICYPGKVGREYYMTKGHFHTILDTAEVYYTLSGEGCMLTESPEGDVVLQKLEPGKALYVPKRYAHRSINTGSVPLVTFFVFRADAGHDYGTIETKGYRKLVLEGEDGKPVMVDNPKWKA